A region from the Candidatus Electrothrix scaldis genome encodes:
- a CDS encoding YbdK family carboxylate-amine ligase, with amino-acid sequence MQEIPFSPVFHGSQAYTLGVELEFQLVDRETLDLVPRVSNILQELAPDGSNRIVPEFLQSIVELQTGVCDSVNDVGEDLSRLIHLVEDAASHEKCYLYSTSLHPFADPSAQVVSQGERYQRIMNELQHVGRQFITQGMHVHVGIPDGNTAIKVCDTIQPYLPILLALSCSSPFFCGRDTGFQSYRTKLFEALPIAGISGYLGTWQSYVQEVTHLYEHRAIERLKDLWWDVRPSPKFGTVEVRICDLPCRFYSILGLTATIQALAAYLAEADISSCPVSLQILRCNKWQASRHALEGRFIDPCGLLSKTDLTMREAASRLFQLILPMTERFQTTAHVRELCKILESGTGADRQRRLAEGQKNNFKKMITSLRNDYWLKEQ; translated from the coding sequence ATGCAAGAGATCCCCTTTTCACCTGTTTTTCATGGCAGTCAGGCCTATACTCTTGGTGTGGAGCTGGAATTTCAGCTTGTGGATCGCGAAACCCTGGACCTGGTGCCACGGGTCAGCAACATTCTGCAAGAGCTGGCCCCGGATGGGAGTAACAGAATCGTTCCAGAATTTTTGCAATCAATCGTCGAACTGCAGACCGGGGTCTGTGACTCGGTCAATGATGTGGGGGAGGACCTCAGCCGCCTGATTCATCTGGTTGAAGATGCTGCGAGCCACGAGAAATGCTACCTCTATTCCACAAGCCTCCATCCCTTTGCAGACCCCTCGGCCCAGGTTGTCAGCCAAGGCGAACGCTATCAACGGATCATGAATGAGCTGCAGCATGTTGGTCGCCAATTCATTACCCAGGGCATGCATGTCCATGTGGGTATCCCTGATGGGAATACCGCGATCAAGGTCTGTGATACCATTCAGCCCTATCTGCCCATCCTCTTGGCCCTGAGCTGTTCCTCGCCCTTTTTCTGCGGCCGGGATACCGGTTTTCAATCCTATCGGACCAAATTATTTGAGGCCTTGCCTATTGCAGGAATTTCCGGTTACCTTGGGACCTGGCAGAGCTACGTCCAAGAGGTCACCCATCTGTATGAGCACCGAGCCATTGAACGCCTCAAAGATCTCTGGTGGGATGTGCGTCCAAGCCCGAAATTCGGCACCGTGGAAGTTCGTATCTGCGACCTGCCCTGTCGTTTTTACTCCATCCTGGGCCTTACGGCTACGATCCAGGCCTTGGCAGCCTATCTGGCAGAGGCTGATATTTCCTCCTGTCCGGTGAGTTTGCAAATCCTACGATGTAATAAATGGCAGGCCTCCCGTCATGCACTGGAGGGACGTTTTATTGATCCCTGTGGTTTATTAAGCAAGACCGACTTGACCATGCGGGAGGCAGCAAGCAGGCTTTTTCAGCTCATTCTCCCCATGACAGAAAGATTCCAGACCACAGCCCATGTGCGTGAGCTCTGTAAAATCCTGGAATCTGGCACAGGGGCTGATCGCCAACGACGACTGGCTGAAGGGCAAAAGAATAACTTCAAAAAAATGATCACCAGCCTGCGAAATGATTATTGGCTGAAAGAACAGTAG
- a CDS encoding M20 family metallopeptidase codes for MFTLTKAQEQRILEIRRTLHRQPELAYQEKKTAALIGKELVRLGIPYTTGLAGGTGIRAELGKGTGPCVALRADMDALPVLEETRLDFASEQPGIMHACGHDGHTAMLLGAAALLSQNTILEDIGARVVLLFQPAEESGNGASAMLADNCLQDVEMIFCGHIDTHHPVGCLSVDKGLICSFADPFLIEISGQGGHAARPHEAIDAVVVGASLVLNIQTMVSRMINPANPGVITVGKIAAGSVHNVIAGKAVLEGTIRSTHPDTRTQIIKRMQGVVKGLEEMCNARISFTLKQGLPAVINDPVSWSIARQAAQDVVGPDRVISQGLPSLGGEDFSFYQQKIPGTMIRFGAAKEPNAESSTVGPSHSGTFDFDEKVLVYGSRWLATVAVQSLQYLQNS; via the coding sequence TTGTTTACCCTAACTAAGGCGCAGGAACAGAGAATCCTGGAGATTCGCCGGACCTTGCATCGCCAACCCGAACTTGCCTATCAGGAAAAAAAGACAGCTGCCCTGATTGGTAAAGAGTTGGTCCGGCTTGGGATTCCCTATACGACGGGGCTGGCCGGTGGCACAGGTATCCGGGCTGAATTGGGCAAGGGAACCGGCCCCTGCGTTGCCCTGCGAGCAGATATGGATGCCCTGCCCGTTCTTGAAGAAACCAGGCTTGATTTCGCCTCCGAACAACCAGGAATCATGCACGCCTGTGGCCATGATGGTCATACGGCCATGCTCCTCGGCGCCGCTGCGCTCCTTTCCCAGAACACTATTCTGGAGGATATAGGCGCACGGGTGGTTCTGCTTTTCCAACCTGCTGAAGAATCCGGCAATGGCGCCTCAGCCATGCTTGCTGACAACTGCCTGCAGGATGTGGAGATGATCTTCTGCGGTCATATTGACACCCACCATCCGGTGGGCTGTCTGTCTGTGGACAAGGGACTGATCTGTTCCTTTGCAGATCCCTTTCTCATAGAGATCTCCGGCCAGGGCGGGCATGCAGCCCGGCCCCATGAGGCCATTGATGCCGTGGTTGTGGGGGCCAGTCTGGTGTTGAATATCCAGACTATGGTTTCACGCATGATCAATCCGGCCAATCCAGGTGTGATTACGGTGGGAAAAATTGCAGCGGGCTCAGTCCATAATGTCATTGCAGGCAAAGCTGTACTTGAGGGCACTATCCGCAGCACCCATCCTGACACCAGAACCCAGATCATCAAAAGAATGCAGGGTGTGGTCAAGGGGCTGGAAGAGATGTGCAATGCCCGAATCAGCTTCACCCTGAAGCAGGGCCTGCCTGCGGTGATTAATGATCCGGTTTCCTGGTCCATTGCCCGGCAGGCAGCGCAAGACGTGGTAGGGCCTGACAGAGTTATCTCCCAGGGCCTCCCCAGCCTTGGAGGAGAGGATTTCTCCTTTTATCAACAAAAAATTCCCGGAACCATGATCCGCTTCGGAGCAGCCAAAGAGCCGAATGCAGAGTCGAGCACTGTCGGCCCTTCTCATTCCGGCACCTTTGATTTTGACGAAAAAGTGCTGGTCTACGGGAGCCGATGGTTGGCCACGGTTGCCGTACAAAGCTTGCAATACCTGCAAAATTCGTAA
- the argJ gene encoding bifunctional glutamate N-acetyltransferase/amino-acid acetyltransferase ArgJ: MNRKKLLKHSMKVKGFSAAAVQAGVRYQNRLDLGLIYSEVPAVTVGMFTSNTVQAAPVVLGKKRLLHGKAQAVLVNSGNANACTGEQGMEAALHTSRLTATALGIEEEMVQVASTGVIGEQLNLEPFEQGIPQLAKALHDDGFEELSQAIMTTDTVPKTSSATVEVNGVEVNILGIAKGAGMIMPDMATMLCFVVTDAQIPFSALQDMVKTGVEHSFNLITVDGDTSTNDTVLVMANGAAENPWIDEENQESVLIFTDALHKIFKDLALQIVSDGEGTTKVVTIRVTGARSREEAMNGAQTIANSALVKTAFYGEDANWGRIIAALGRSGCQFQPEQVSIAFDDVVMVENGLGCGKEVEKLASKVLQQKQFTVTVDLKDGGESAEVFTTDLTCDYVNINADYRS, translated from the coding sequence ATGAACCGAAAAAAACTACTTAAGCATTCGATGAAGGTCAAAGGGTTTAGTGCTGCTGCTGTCCAGGCAGGCGTTCGTTATCAGAATCGGCTGGATCTCGGCCTGATTTACTCTGAAGTCCCGGCTGTCACTGTCGGGATGTTTACAAGCAATACTGTCCAGGCTGCCCCTGTGGTCCTGGGTAAAAAACGATTGCTGCATGGCAAGGCGCAGGCTGTGCTGGTCAATAGCGGCAATGCCAACGCCTGCACCGGCGAACAGGGCATGGAGGCAGCTTTGCATACCAGCAGGCTGACTGCAACAGCACTGGGGATTGAGGAAGAAATGGTCCAGGTGGCCTCCACCGGTGTTATCGGGGAACAACTTAATCTGGAGCCCTTTGAGCAGGGGATACCTCAGCTTGCCAAGGCATTACATGATGACGGCTTTGAAGAGCTATCCCAAGCCATCATGACCACAGATACCGTGCCCAAAACCTCTTCAGCCACAGTGGAGGTGAACGGCGTAGAGGTGAATATCCTGGGTATTGCCAAAGGCGCGGGGATGATCATGCCGGACATGGCCACCATGCTCTGCTTTGTGGTCACCGATGCCCAGATCCCTTTTTCTGCCTTGCAGGATATGGTCAAGACCGGGGTTGAGCATTCCTTTAACCTGATTACCGTGGACGGTGATACCTCGACCAATGACACGGTTCTGGTTATGGCCAATGGTGCAGCAGAGAACCCCTGGATTGACGAGGAAAACCAGGAGAGTGTACTCATCTTCACAGATGCCCTGCACAAGATCTTCAAGGATCTTGCCCTCCAAATCGTCTCTGACGGAGAAGGCACCACCAAGGTGGTTACCATTCGAGTCACCGGAGCACGGAGCAGAGAAGAGGCCATGAACGGTGCCCAGACCATTGCCAACTCCGCCCTGGTCAAAACTGCCTTTTATGGTGAAGATGCCAACTGGGGACGAATTATTGCGGCCCTTGGTCGTTCAGGATGCCAATTTCAACCAGAGCAGGTTTCTATAGCCTTTGACGACGTTGTCATGGTGGAAAACGGGCTCGGTTGCGGTAAAGAGGTTGAGAAACTGGCCTCCAAGGTCTTGCAGCAAAAACAATTTACCGTTACCGTAGACCTGAAGGACGGCGGTGAGAGCGCGGAAGTATTCACCACGGATCTGACCTGCGATTATGTTAATATTAACGCAGATTATCGATCCTGA
- a CDS encoding ElyC/SanA/YdcF family protein has protein sequence MIDFLRFLVPIFAPLPLGAFCLLLALLFLILRMYKMTAFTLLFSLSFFLVLGYGMPARQQLSNMERKYSPLDVEKISTKEKQQIRFVVVLGNANITDPGIPESNQLSSTSLYRLVEGIRIQRELPQTFLILSGGANQDSQANAVVAGRVAESLGMNESQLIIKKDPKDTAEEAKLLQPMLKEMPFILVTSAAHMERAMKLFQDTGMHPIPAPTDFLVKDNNQLTSSSFVPTLENLWLSERLIYAWGAKAWNTVSSLIK, from the coding sequence ATGATTGATTTTTTGCGTTTTCTGGTCCCCATTTTCGCACCTCTGCCCCTAGGTGCCTTCTGCCTCCTCCTGGCGCTCCTCTTTCTGATCTTGCGCATGTACAAGATGACAGCCTTTACACTCCTGTTCAGCCTGAGCTTTTTTCTCGTGCTGGGATACGGTATGCCTGCCCGGCAACAGCTGAGCAATATGGAGAGAAAATACAGCCCACTGGATGTGGAAAAAATCTCTACAAAGGAAAAACAGCAGATTCGCTTTGTGGTTGTGCTTGGCAATGCAAATATCACCGATCCAGGAATCCCGGAAAGCAACCAATTAAGTAGCACCTCTCTCTATCGTCTGGTGGAGGGGATCCGCATTCAACGGGAACTTCCTCAGACCTTTCTCATCCTCAGCGGCGGAGCAAACCAGGACTCCCAAGCCAATGCTGTTGTTGCAGGTAGGGTGGCTGAGTCTCTGGGCATGAATGAATCCCAACTCATCATTAAAAAAGACCCTAAAGATACCGCAGAGGAGGCCAAACTGCTCCAACCCATGCTCAAAGAGATGCCCTTTATCCTGGTGACTTCGGCAGCGCATATGGAACGGGCCATGAAGCTCTTCCAGGACACAGGGATGCATCCTATCCCCGCGCCTACAGACTTTCTCGTCAAAGACAATAATCAGCTGACCTCTTCTTCTTTTGTGCCCACGCTGGAAAATCTCTGGCTTTCCGAACGGCTGATTTATGCTTGGGGAGCCAAGGCCTGGAATACGGTCAGCAGCTTGATAAAGTAA
- a CDS encoding AMP-binding protein, with amino-acid sequence MKPSETSKESSADIYFPVKEYREEGRAPHLNALIDSSCAEYKDLPALGTALQGTISYQELHERLLLIAAMLRQVGVNTGDRIALLAENSPNWGTAYFAILRLGAVCVPILPDLPEEDVLHILTEMACETVFTTRNLLKKITVKELDIHRIITLDDHQDQAFPVAITSFSDFLFQASNTYNHALQAGNLQFPEPLPDQPASFMYTSGTSGFSKAVILSHKNFCANAYATNEAIHLPPGAVFLSLLPISHAYEFTTGFLMPLIKGATVLYISKVPTPSVLEKICKKERPHALLAVPLVMEKIYKKRVIPVVEGNKALALLCKLPLGRKFLFRRIGAKLHRFFGGRLEILGLGGAALNPEVEQFLRDARFPFLVGYGLSEAAPLLSGGPFEDRSILPGSAGKPVLGVEVRIADPNPQTGVGEILARGPNIMQGYWSNPQASQESLTEDGWLHTGDLGCMDAQGNLCIRGRSKSVIVLSNGENVYPEAIEHRLISYPMVLDALVLENGPNLEAWVHLDYDNLTEQPHHTSHKRSREAGSRQEQIAIELEQIRKSVNSRLGSASKLSAVFEQKQPFVKTATHKIKRYLYTAESLRREAE; translated from the coding sequence GTGAAACCCTCTGAAACCTCCAAAGAAAGCAGTGCAGATATTTATTTTCCGGTAAAGGAATACCGGGAAGAAGGCCGGGCTCCCCACCTGAACGCCCTGATTGATTCCAGCTGCGCCGAGTATAAGGACCTGCCAGCCTTGGGAACTGCCCTGCAAGGGACGATAAGCTACCAGGAATTGCATGAGCGCCTCCTCCTTATTGCTGCCATGCTCCGTCAGGTCGGCGTCAACACCGGGGACCGGATCGCTCTGCTGGCGGAAAACTCGCCCAACTGGGGCACGGCCTATTTCGCCATTCTTCGCCTGGGGGCTGTCTGCGTGCCCATCCTGCCGGATCTGCCTGAGGAAGATGTGCTCCATATCCTCACCGAAATGGCCTGCGAAACCGTTTTTACCACGCGCAACCTGCTCAAGAAAATCACGGTCAAGGAGCTGGATATCCATCGGATCATCACTCTTGATGATCACCAGGATCAGGCCTTCCCGGTTGCTATAACAAGCTTTTCAGACTTTCTTTTCCAGGCAAGCAACACCTATAATCATGCTCTTCAGGCTGGAAACCTGCAATTCCCCGAGCCTCTGCCGGATCAACCCGCCTCTTTCATGTATACCTCTGGGACCTCGGGATTTTCCAAGGCCGTGATCCTCAGCCATAAAAATTTCTGCGCCAATGCCTATGCCACCAATGAGGCTATCCACCTGCCGCCTGGTGCAGTTTTTCTCTCCCTCCTCCCCATTTCCCATGCCTACGAATTCACCACCGGCTTTCTCATGCCTCTGATTAAGGGAGCCACTGTGCTCTATATCAGCAAGGTACCTACCCCCTCAGTCCTGGAAAAAATTTGCAAAAAAGAACGGCCCCATGCCCTGCTGGCTGTCCCGCTGGTCATGGAAAAAATTTATAAAAAACGGGTTATCCCTGTTGTGGAAGGGAATAAAGCCCTTGCGCTCCTCTGCAAGCTGCCCCTGGGGAGAAAATTTCTTTTTCGACGGATTGGGGCAAAACTCCATCGTTTTTTTGGCGGACGTCTGGAAATACTCGGGCTAGGTGGAGCTGCCCTGAATCCTGAGGTGGAACAATTTCTTCGCGATGCTCGGTTCCCATTCCTTGTGGGTTATGGCCTCAGCGAGGCTGCCCCTCTGCTTTCTGGCGGCCCTTTTGAAGACCGTAGTATCTTGCCCGGCTCTGCGGGCAAGCCTGTGCTGGGGGTGGAAGTGCGCATTGCCGATCCAAATCCTCAGACCGGTGTGGGCGAGATTCTGGCCCGTGGTCCCAATATCATGCAGGGATACTGGTCCAATCCCCAGGCAAGCCAGGAAAGCCTCACTGAGGATGGCTGGCTACACACCGGAGATCTGGGCTGCATGGATGCACAGGGAAATCTTTGTATACGCGGACGGTCAAAATCGGTTATTGTGCTTTCTAATGGCGAAAATGTCTATCCAGAGGCTATTGAGCATCGCCTTATCAGCTATCCAATGGTGCTTGATGCCCTGGTGCTTGAAAATGGTCCAAACCTGGAGGCCTGGGTTCATCTGGATTATGATAACCTTACTGAGCAGCCCCATCATACCTCGCATAAAAGGTCTCGCGAGGCAGGCTCCAGGCAGGAGCAGATTGCCATTGAGCTTGAACAAATTCGCAAAAGCGTGAATAGCCGACTCGGCTCCGCTTCCAAGCTGAGCGCGGTCTTTGAACAAAAGCAGCCCTTTGTCAAAACAGCGACCCATAAAATCAAGCGCTATCTGTATACAGCCGAGAGCTTGCGACGAGAGGCAGAGTAA
- a CDS encoding methylated-DNA--[protein]-cysteine S-methyltransferase: MKKHNNLTVTPLFSSKMSSPLGELTLITDNHTLVGINFPGDRARQDFAARATPIKAHTHHTHPLLCQAKTQLEEYFQGKRKVFDLPLRPQGTSFQQAVWTCMQEIPFAETRSYGEIATALGNPNKARAVGGAANKNPLPIVIPCHRVIGSTGSLTGFAGGLHMKQFLLDMEKKIPHCIG, encoded by the coding sequence ATGAAAAAACATAATAACCTGACAGTCACCCCCCTCTTCAGCAGCAAGATGTCTAGCCCTCTGGGAGAGCTTACGCTTATTACAGATAATCATACCCTCGTCGGTATTAATTTTCCAGGCGATAGAGCACGACAGGATTTTGCCGCGAGAGCAACCCCGATCAAAGCTCATACTCATCATACTCATCCCCTGCTCTGCCAGGCCAAAACCCAGCTGGAAGAGTATTTCCAGGGAAAAAGAAAAGTCTTCGACCTGCCGCTCAGGCCCCAGGGAACATCGTTCCAACAGGCAGTCTGGACCTGCATGCAGGAGATCCCCTTTGCTGAGACCAGGAGCTATGGAGAAATCGCTACCGCTCTCGGTAATCCGAACAAAGCCAGGGCCGTAGGTGGGGCCGCCAACAAAAATCCGCTCCCCATCGTCATTCCCTGCCACAGGGTGATAGGAAGCACCGGCAGCCTGACCGGCTTTGCCGGGGGCCTGCATATGAAGCAATTCCTGCTGGATATGGAAAAAAAGATTCCGCATTGCATCGGATAA
- a CDS encoding peptide chain release factor 3, with protein sequence MSSKLKKEIEKRRTFGIISHPDAGKTTLTEKLLLFGGAIKMAGAVKSRKTANHATSDWMSIEQERGISVTTSVMKFNYRDFEINLLDTPGHQDFSEDTYRVLTAVDSALMVIDSAKGVEAQTTKLMEVCRMRNTPIITFINKLDRDGMDPLDILADIEEKLQIECAPLSWPIGMGKRFKGVYDLHRNELNLFTPSQETRPQDRITVQGLDDPRLDELLGGPDAEQLREEVELLHGAANPFSYEDYLKAGQTPVFFGSAINNFGVKELLDNFVELSPAPGPRAALSRDVEPHEEAFSGFTFKIQANMDPAHRDRIAFFRICSGKFTRGMRVKHHRLGKEVNLSKATVFMAQNRENVDEAYPGDIIGIHNHGTIKIGDTFTDKELLKFTGIPNFAPEHFRRVLLKNPLKTKQLYKGLVQMAEEGAVQLFRPVMGSDYILGAVGVLQFEVTMARLKAEYNVDAIYEMVQYNLARWVTCDDPKKLKVFEARNQGNLAHDAEGHLAFLADGQWRLNHTSELFPEIVFHNTREHN encoded by the coding sequence GTGAGCAGCAAGCTGAAAAAAGAAATAGAAAAACGGCGCACCTTTGGCATTATCAGCCATCCCGATGCAGGAAAAACCACTCTGACCGAAAAGCTCCTGCTCTTTGGTGGGGCCATTAAGATGGCCGGGGCCGTGAAATCGCGCAAAACCGCTAACCATGCCACCAGTGACTGGATGTCCATTGAGCAGGAACGCGGTATCTCGGTGACCACCTCGGTGATGAAATTCAATTACCGGGATTTTGAGATCAACCTCCTGGACACCCCGGGCCATCAGGATTTTTCCGAGGATACCTACCGGGTCCTCACAGCGGTGGACTCGGCCCTGATGGTGATTGATTCAGCCAAGGGCGTTGAGGCCCAGACCACCAAGTTGATGGAAGTCTGCCGGATGCGCAATACCCCCATCATCACCTTTATTAATAAGCTGGACCGGGACGGCATGGATCCCCTGGACATCCTCGCAGATATTGAGGAAAAGCTCCAGATTGAATGCGCGCCCCTGTCCTGGCCCATCGGTATGGGCAAGCGCTTTAAAGGTGTCTATGATCTGCACCGCAATGAGCTCAATCTCTTTACCCCAAGCCAGGAAACCCGGCCCCAGGATCGGATCACTGTGCAGGGCCTGGATGACCCTCGTCTGGACGAGCTCCTGGGCGGGCCAGATGCGGAACAGCTACGGGAAGAGGTAGAGCTGCTGCACGGGGCTGCCAACCCCTTTTCCTATGAGGATTATCTCAAGGCAGGGCAGACCCCGGTTTTCTTTGGCAGTGCCATCAATAACTTCGGTGTGAAAGAGCTGCTGGATAATTTTGTTGAGCTTTCCCCGGCTCCTGGGCCACGCGCGGCCCTTTCCCGCGATGTAGAGCCCCATGAGGAGGCCTTTAGCGGCTTTACCTTTAAGATCCAGGCCAATATGGACCCGGCCCATCGTGACCGCATCGCCTTTTTCCGGATCTGTTCCGGCAAGTTCACCCGAGGTATGAGAGTGAAGCATCATCGTCTGGGCAAGGAGGTCAATCTGAGCAAGGCCACGGTTTTTATGGCCCAGAACCGAGAAAACGTGGACGAGGCCTACCCAGGTGATATCATCGGTATCCATAACCACGGCACCATCAAGATCGGCGATACCTTTACAGATAAAGAGCTGCTTAAATTCACGGGCATCCCCAACTTTGCTCCTGAGCATTTTCGTCGGGTGTTGTTAAAGAATCCGCTCAAGACTAAGCAGCTCTATAAGGGGCTGGTGCAGATGGCAGAAGAGGGCGCTGTGCAGCTCTTTCGCCCGGTGATGGGCAGTGATTACATCCTGGGCGCAGTGGGTGTGCTCCAGTTCGAGGTGACTATGGCCCGGCTCAAGGCCGAGTATAATGTGGATGCTATCTATGAGATGGTTCAGTACAACCTTGCCCGCTGGGTGACCTGTGATGATCCGAAAAAGCTCAAGGTCTTTGAGGCCAGAAATCAGGGCAATCTTGCCCATGATGCTGAAGGCCACCTGGCCTTTTTGGCAGACGGCCAATGGCGATTGAATCATACGTCTGAGCTCTTCCCAGAGATTGTTTTTCACAATACCAGGGAACATAACTGA